From the Daucus carota subsp. sativus chromosome 8, DH1 v3.0, whole genome shotgun sequence genome, one window contains:
- the LOC108200045 gene encoding chromatin modification-related protein eaf-1 — MDPPPAAPTATESLSSLNSSDSHPPTNSVPKLRLMCSFGGHIVPRPHDKSLCYVGGDTRIVVVDRSASLTELIGRLTKTLSGGSGAGFVLKYQLPSEDLDSLISVTTDEDLENMVEEYDRLSGNSGRVSRIRLFLFPERQEMSSGSIGSLFGSIKSEDWFLSALNGGSSGGGMSGSNSVNSLLGLNEEVVVGGRGGIGGVVGRNVDVHSVVESLDRNSSFGSDVHLSGVGGNLAHFRVEENVGGDGSGNGIGKVEDGGFAGSEVGKVAVAGNVSLEKVVGDNGGKVLSDDEKSEHGGTGYRRQLQQQQQQQQAQLMASQVNQKSSGGGGGGRDLASPDSVSSDGSMSNPLSRQKPMMYQDPNIQYAPPVQGRVTANPVEQKITDPRIQMQQQYQDSGYLLPPQFDPQHHPQLHQPQFIRAGSQYIQHLPVGAVPMPSYYPVYSSQQPQHSHHPALEQQYPVYYVPARQTQAYSMPVQHAEYSEAAGGAPSNRPQAAPSAAMAPPSSGQYSMASSATAPKSEVPASMYRTSNTAAASVVQVPSGQPRPQYVGFSQIHHPQSSNPSPATATTYAYEFADPTQAHVYYAQPLAPQMAPQYQTMTSPAPQMAAQYQTIPSAAPETTAQLPADSIKQQVRTTQT; from the exons ATGGACCCACCTCCCGCCGCACCCACCGCCACCGAGTCACTCAGCTCCCTCAACTCGTCCGATTCCCACCCACCCACCAACTCGGTCCCCAAATTGCGGCTCATGTGCAGCTTCGGCGGCCACATAGTCCCCCGGCCACACGACAAGTCGCTGTGCTATGTGGGCGGCGATACGCGCATAGTGGTGGTTGATCGGAGCGCTTCGTTGACCGAATTGATTGGCCGATTGACGAAGACGTTGAGTGGGGGGAGTGGAGCGGGGTTTGTGTTGAAGTATCAGTTGCCGAGTGAGGATCTTGATTCGTTGATTTCGGTGACGACGGATGAGGATTTGGAGAATATGGTGGAGGAGTATGATCGGTTGAGTGGGAATTCGGGGAGGGTTTCGAGGATTAGGTTGTTTTTGTTTCCGGAGAGGCAGGAGATGAGTTCGGGTTCGATTGGGAGTTTGTTTGGGTCGATCAAGTCGGAGGATTGGTTTTTGAGTGCGTTGAATGGGGGGAGTAGTGGAGGGGGGATGTCGGGGTCGAATTCGGTGAATTCGTTGTTGGGGTTGAATGAGGAGGTTGTGGTTGGGGGGAGAGGGGGGATTGGAGGGGTGGTGGGGAGGAATGTGGATGTGCATTCGGTGGTGGAGTCGTTGGATAGGAATTCGAGTTTTGGGTCGGATGTGCATTTGTCGGGGGTAGGGGGGAATTTGGCGCATTTTAGGGTGGAGGAGAATGTCGGGGGAGATGGGAGTGGGAATGGGATTGGGAAGGTGGAGGATGGGGGTTTTGCGGGGAGTGAAGTGGGGAAAGTGGCGGTGGCTGGGAATGTGAGTTTGGAGAAGGTTGTAGGGGATAATGGGGGAAAGGTTTTGTCTGATGATGAGAAGTCGGAGCATGGGGGGACGGGGTATAGGAGGCAgttgcagcagcagcagcaacagcagcaaGCTCAGTTGATGGCTTCGCAAGTGAATCAGAAATCgagtggtggtggtggcggGGGTCGGGATTTGGCTTCTCCTGATTCTGTTTCGAG CGATGGTAGCATGTCGAATCCATTGTCTCGCCAAAAGCCAATGATGTATCAAGACCCAAATATTCAATATGCACCACCTGTTCAGGGTAGGGTTACTGCCAATCCTGTTGAACAGAAGATCACTGATCCAAGAATTCAAATGCAACAACAATATCAAGACTCTGGGTATTTGTTGCCGCCCCAATTTGATCCACAGCATCATCCACAGTTGCATCAGCCGCAGTTCATCCGTGCTGGATCGCAGTATATCCAACATCTTCCTGTGGGAGCAGTGCCAATGCCATCATACTATCCTGTGTATTCTTCCCAGCAACCACAACATTCTCACCATCCTGCACTTGAGCAGCAATACCCAGTGTACTATGTGCCTGCTAGACAGACCCAAGCGTACAGCATGCCTGTGCAACATGCGGAATATAGTGAAGCGGCTGGTGGAGCACCATCTAACCGTCCCCAAGCTGCCCCCTCTGCTGCTATGGCTCCCCCTTCTTCGGGTCAGTATAGCATGGCTAGTAGTGCTACTGCCCCTAAATCTGAAGTGCCGGCTAGTATGTACAGAACATCAAATACTGCAGCTGCGTCAGTTGTTCAGGTTCCTTCTGGTCAACCTCGGCCCCAATATGTTGGCTTCTCACAAATTCATCATCCCCAGTCAAGTAATCCAAGTCCAGCTACTGCTACGACGTACGCTTATGAATTTGCTGATCCAACACAAGCACATGTGTACTATGCTCAGCCCCTGGCACCACAAATGGCTCCTCAATACCAGACTATGACCTCTCCTGCACCTCAAATGGCTGCTCAATACCAGACAATTCCCTCTGCCGCGCCTGAAACTACTGCTCAGCTTCCAGCAGACAGCATAAAGCAGCAAGTTAGAACTACACAGACCTAG